In the genome of Chrysoperla carnea chromosome 5, inChrCarn1.1, whole genome shotgun sequence, the window TGAAAGATATCACTGCTGTATCGCTTCTTGAGTTGAACCTCAGAACGTGAACGAGTAGTAGTTTAACGCGGGAGTTAAGCAAAAATTCTATTCGTTTTTAACTCatctaaattttctataaattaatataggAATTAAAATGCtcttaggttagagtggctgtcctggggtgggacacacttagaccatagggtccgttgtgataccgttaATGGGTAGGCCCaaccccggccactactccatgaaccatttggagctgtttaagaacagtaggagggctttgacgtcgactgactttaggtcggagaggtcgtcaaagagaggctggtttaattaagtccatctcctcatgacaagagctgggcagtgacagagaagatgagacattgtctcctccccgtcaccactgtgacagctcctgcagtagtcgtgacactgccaggcctaagcgtttagcatgcttgccgcccagccagtgtcttgtgatagccgcaacaactttgcgaaccgAGGCCCTTGGAAAtgatatgagaacttcggaacgcctgcgattgtacttagaccatatctgtcttgtagtaccacaagtacgttcttccctccatctaagattggcctttttcaggatatcctctttcaggagtaacttacagttcgcaaatggaactccagggtatttattgatgcttgtgtccggcagcattgtgccatttctggcaagctcgtcggcttcacaatttcctggaatgcccctgtgtcccggtacccatatcaagtttacattcatttgttccgccagctcatttaaggacgtatggcagtcctgtgctacctttgacgaTAGATAGGCTGAGCTGAAGGATTTTAGGGCCgcttggctgtcggtgaagattgTAATGTCTCTGCACCTAAGGGTGTTCAATCTTAGACATTCACAAACCTCATGAATAGCCATCACTTCCGCTTGATACACACTACAGTGATCTGGCAGCCGAAATGATAAGACGCAGATAATGATCTTCAGAAAAGATCCAACAACTCACCTTCTTCTCTAACTTAGATCCGTCAGTGTAGAAAACAACGCCCTTTGGCTTAACTAGGTTCTCCTCCCAACCCTGCCTGGAAGGGATCTTTACTGAGAACCTGTTCCCAAAATTAGGAAGGTAAAACGTAGTTAACGAATTTTGGAAGTGAGATGAAAATGCTCTTGCGATTTAAATAAAGCAGATATGGATTTTACATGTCTTGCATTTAAAACTTGGACAAATTTGACTGCTTTTACTTTTGTACTCATTTTCCAACCATgaatttatagtattttaaatttttgtagctCAATTATTTATGAGTAACTCATTTAATTTCTGTCAAACAcattcgtttttcgaaaaatgtttcgaacaaaagtatttagtaaattattaattttttcgattccATTGTATACTATCTATAGTCTTTTGAAAACAAAGGATTTTCGTGTGTAAAcagtttttagttattttataaggaacagtattttagttaaaagtatAACGAGACGAGTATCAGTTACGAGATTAAATCTCACTAATGAAAAATACCAAAAAGGGTCAACCAATGCTAAGTCAATCCCTTGAATACCCGTTTTCCGATCTgaaagtattttcattttttcgtggCAGGCGGAAGtgttaattacataaaatatcgttttatttaaatattgatcatAATATTACCTCGCCACGATAAGCAGCCATAATTATATTGTAAGCATTGATCATACCGTCCAATTTACGCAAACGTCCATTTTCTGCTAAGAGTTGTAAAAAGTTTGAAGTTGTTGATGAGTATTTCGCAGCTGTGGCAATctgaattttaaaatcaaaataagtttATGATAACTTAATGATATGAAAAACATTTCCCACCTGTTTCATAGCCAAAGATTTGGTTTCACGCCTAATTGTTGGGTTGTcaactaattcttttaatttgGGATCTGCTTTTGAACTTTCTTGAAAAGATTTTAATTCCTTTTCGAcattatcaatttgtttttgttttgaagctGCTGAAAATAGTGCATGAGCATATCTTCCTTCAATGCCAAAAACTTGAATGGGTGGTTTAACCATTTGTGAAACCATTGAGCTCGTTGAAAGTGATCGTgtctagaaaatataaattacatgacactttaaatttttcttcctCTATTTCAAAATAGTCTTGCGGTCAGGGAGTTTCGGTGTTATGTAAGTCATTAGATTAAAAGGGATTTTTTATACACGGGAATTTATCAACTGGTTTAACGTAAACTGAATTTATTTGTTCTACATACCAAAAGTGACAATTTAAGTGATgccattttgaaatttatttgtaatgtttgatattaaaaattaaaaccaatccAATTAAAACGACTATAAAATGTCTACGAATGACTTCTCTTTACCACCAACGAGAAGTAATAATGTCACATTCGTCGGTGTCCTTCCAAATCAATGCGATGTCAATCTTATCGTGTTTATTCCTAAACTTTTCTGATTTTGTATTGACCATAGACTGGCAAgacaattacaattatttacagACCTAGAATAACATGACCTATCGGACATGGAATAATATAACGTATCGTTTACAGTTCTGTTTTTGTTTCGGGCATTTGGCAAAAAACCATTGAaccataatacaaaataaagtaataaaatatcctcatttaaataattttttaatatactgcatgtaataaaaaaatgatgtgtgtacttatgtatatatatacggTCGtaagaagttatttttatttgaagttgcaattaaaaatagtaaatataataatttataaataatataaacaaattatacataCTTCAGTTAacttcaatgaaaaaaaaaggtaacTCATTATTGATAAACGTTAAGTAATCAGGCGGTctaaattgtaactactgaaaaagcgatCTACTTTCTGTTTAATGGTACAAATTAGTATTgccagttggcgggatttacctgacttgaatttgaatatttttattggccttaaaaaatggtaagtacaagtattgccacctggtagtcgaaattgtaactactgagtTCGGGGCTtcttgattttaattagtacgaattattaccGCCAGTTGGCGAATTGAAACTCCCAGCTATCAATAGTAAACTGTAATTTTGGTTATATAAGGTTATTTACCGTGTTCATAGATGTCACTTCATGTGTCATTTATTACCATTGTTTATTCTGTTTGACATTAAGTTTATCGACTAACTCCAtgcgataaaaaattataactaactTCAACATGTAGTTTTCACGTCAACCAGTGTGCACgcataataaaaattcactctcattattttttaaaatttttttataaaaaaggtcTAAGATGTTGGAATTAAGGG includes:
- the LOC123300070 gene encoding ATP synthase subunit O, mitochondrial, with protein sequence MASLKLSLLTRSLSTSSMVSQMVKPPIQVFGIEGRYAHALFSAASKQKQIDNVEKELKSFQESSKADPKLKELVDNPTIRRETKSLAMKQIATAAKYSSTTSNFLQLLAENGRLRKLDGMINAYNIIMAAYRGEVTCEITTATPLKPDQQQKLEAVLKAFVKPNEKILVTSKVNPAILGGMLVSIGDKYVDMSIATKIKRYTDVISAAV